GCTCCTCAAGGACACCGTCAACTCGTGCATCGAGTACCGGATCCTCGGCCTCGCCGCCGAGGCCGCGTTCTTCACCCTGCTGTCGCTGCCGCCGCTGCTCCTCGGCCTGATCGCCCTGCTCGGCTACGCCGACGACTGGACCAACACGGACACCGTGGCGAGCATCCAGGAGAACATCCTCCGCGCCGCCGGAACGGTCCTCTCGGACCGGGGCGTCGAGGAGATCGCCAAACCGGTCCTCGACGACGTGACCCAGGGCAAACGCCCCGACCTGATCTCCCTCGGTTTCGCGATCGCCCTCTGGTCCGGCTCGCGCGCGGTGAACGTCTTCATCGACACCATCACCGTCATGTACGGGCTCGACGGCCACCGGGGCATCGTGAAGACCCGGCTCCTCGCCTTCCTGCTCTACATCGTGGCCCTGCTCATCGGCGCCGTCGTCCTGCCCCTCGCGGTGGTCGGCCCCGACCGGGTCGTCGAACTCGTCCCCTGGGGCACCGAGGTCGTGTCCGTCCTCTACTGGCCGGCCGTCATCCTGCTCTCCATCGCCTTCCTCACCACGCTGTACCACGTGTCCGTGCCCGTCAGATCGCCGTGGATCGAGGACATCCCGGGCGCCCTCGTCGCGCTCGGGATGTGGGTCCTGGGCAGCTTCCTGCTGCGCATCTACCTCACCAGCCAGGTCGAGGGACCGACGATCTACGGCTCCCTCGCCGCCCCCATCGCCGTCCTCCTCTGGATCGGCATCTCGGCCTTCGCCGTCCTGGTCGGCGCCGCCGTGAACGCCGCCATCGACCGCGTCTGGCCCTCCGTCGCCACCGCCGCGGCCCGCGAGGCCAACGAGCGGGCCCGCGCCGTCCAGGCGGCGGAACTCGTCGCACGCGTGCGTGCGGAGGCGGAGGACGTCGACGAGGACGACCCGGACATGCCGTCCGAGTTCCCCGAGCGCTGGTCCAGGTTCCTGCCCCCGGACGACGTGAAGTCCCGCCTCCACTCCGGCTGGGAGAAGGAATGACCCGGGAGGGGGAATGACCCGGGAGAGGGAACGACGGACCGGCGGGGCTTATTTTCGAGGTGTGTACGAGGAGCGCCCCGCCCTGCTCGACGGAGCCGTCCTGTGGACCCGGACCGCCGGCCCCGCCACGGACGCCGTCCGGCCCGTCCTGCCCGACGGCTGCATGGACCTGATCTGGGCCGACGGACGGCTCC
This sequence is a window from Streptomyces sp. NBC_00691. Protein-coding genes within it:
- a CDS encoding YihY/virulence factor BrkB family protein encodes the protein MQAASETPERPERRPWSRLHRARVLYRNVSKRKMVWLLLKDTVNSCIEYRILGLAAEAAFFTLLSLPPLLLGLIALLGYADDWTNTDTVASIQENILRAAGTVLSDRGVEEIAKPVLDDVTQGKRPDLISLGFAIALWSGSRAVNVFIDTITVMYGLDGHRGIVKTRLLAFLLYIVALLIGAVVLPLAVVGPDRVVELVPWGTEVVSVLYWPAVILLSIAFLTTLYHVSVPVRSPWIEDIPGALVALGMWVLGSFLLRIYLTSQVEGPTIYGSLAAPIAVLLWIGISAFAVLVGAAVNAAIDRVWPSVATAAAREANERARAVQAAELVARVRAEAEDVDEDDPDMPSEFPERWSRFLPPDDVKSRLHSGWEKE